GTTTGATGAGCTTTGTGTGTGTCATCCATGCtgtaatgaaattttgtttgtaTGTCCTTTTCTTCGTCAAGACAACAATGTATCAGGTCGAAAAAAATTCCGCAAGGGCGACCGATCTCGCAGGATTTGGATTGCACGCGAAGAAGAAATTCTGGCTGCATCGTTGGTAGAACTTGTGGCCCGTGGGTGGAAATCAGATTTGTGCATCACCATACAATTCATGCCTTCATTTATGAAGGTGTGGCCACCGCCCTAGTGGTGAGTTGGAACCGTTGGAGCTTGCGTTCGATGCCCGGTCAAATTTCTTCACATTAGACTCATTCATTGGATGATCCTTAGGTAGTACCCGGCCACTCTCTAGTCTCGTACGTAGCTTTCCATCCGGCCCAACGTCAATGAAATATATGCCCGGCTCAGTTGTTGACTCCCTGTCCGAGGGTCCGTCTAAGTCGAGCTCAACTTCTACAGGATCCACTTCCATCTCCCGTCGGATGAAGTTATGTAGTAAGAAGCAAGCCATTATAAGGCGTATCTGTGTTTTTATTGGGTAAAAGGATGCACTTCGTAGGATACCCCATCGCATTTTTAACACTGCAAACGCTCGCTCAATAATATTCCTAGCTCTCGTGTGGCGCATATTAAAGAGTTCTCGAGGGTTTTGTGGACACGCTGTACCTGGGCCCCACTCCCGTAGGTGGTACCTAACCCCTTTGTAAGGTGTTAAAAATCCATTACTATTGGCATAACCGTTATCGCACAAGTAGTAACAACCTGCCACAAAATTGAAAAAGTGAATGTTATTGATTCAGCTTTGCAAAAAATAAAGCACATGACATAACGTGGTAAAGCAGCTTCTCTAACCTTGAGGAACCTTTAATCCGGTCGGCCGAGACACAGCATCCCGTAGCACACGTGAGTCACCCGCTGACCCCTCCCACCCGGGCAAGATGTATACAAATTGCATGTTACGATCGCATACAGCTAGTGTGTTAGTCGCTATTTGCCCTTTCCGTGTCCTGTAACGTGGTTTGTCAGAATTACTCACCAAGACGTTGATGTGTGTACCATCTAATGCCCCTAAACAGCCCTGCAATAAAACATATAATCAAATGCATTAATATGTCAGAttgtgtatgtaatatatttgcAACCTAATGCAAGTTTCAAACATATTAACTTACTTTGAACCATTTCCAACGGTAGTCGTCACACTGATCTGACACAGGTGTCGGTTTCCGCAGAAGAACCGGATGTAGGTTAAGTACTGCTCCAAGCACCTTGTTAACATAATAAGACACTGTTGCACCTGACCTCTGGAAGTTAAAACGCACCACCCGATTCTTGGTATGATGTGCAAGTACTCCGACGAATATAGccacttgttcttccactcCGAGGCATTGACCAGTCCGCAACCCTCCTCTTTCAACTAGAACTCGACATAATCTCCCAAATGTATTACGATCCATACGTAGATTAGCAAGACAATCTGCGTCGGTTACATCGACTAGTCGGGATAGGTGTTCCAATTGTGCAGGTATTTTATTAAGCACGCTATACCGTCTTGCATGCTCTAAAATTACACGTTTCGCTCTTCGAGTCCGTGCGCTCGCATATCGATGAATGATGAAGTACGTTTCAGTGTGGTAAATGAGCATAATGTCTTCGAGTAACATGCACAGCCGTGCGGAATTATGCGAAGGGGATCTCATCTTATGTGTTAATATTGGAAAAAATGCTTTAGAAATTGCTTGGGTAACAGCTAAATGATACACCCACAGTAAAGTCCCATGAAGTCGGCATTTAGCAGGGCGGATTCAGGATTCTAGCATAGAGTCACGCAAGCGTAAACCAAATAACAAATGCGGGCAGCAAGTAATCATATGGAAACAAAGCGAAACGAGTCAAAACAAGGGTTTATCATTACCAATTACAATATCCCCTATGGATCAGAACATCTTTATAAACATTATACTCCCACAGACATAATTTTACCTAATTAGTGAACTATTATGAGCAGGGTATATGAGTGCATACCTTGTCGACTGTGAGAACAGGATCGACGTTACTTCACTTTCAGACACACAAATCTCGGTCTAAGTTGTGCCGTGGTGAGCTGCTGAAATTCAAGACATCCATGTGTGAGGAAACAACAACCAAAATTAACAGAGCAGATGCTAATGCTGTGAGTCGATAGAGATTTTTTAATTCTGAAAAGATGTGTATGATTTGGGTAAGAAATGGAGTGATGTATGTAACAGAGGTAATTTTCGAGGCCGGTAATGGCGGCCACTCCTCCGAGGTCGATCGCAGAGAGGCGTgcgagatagagagagagagagttaggGCTGGATTGAGGGGATGACGATCAAATTTGGGGGAAATCAAATTTTGTGGGGTAAAGTAGTCAAAAAACAACCTATTATGAAGTAATCTGGATGAGTCAGAAATTAATACCACCTTTTGTGGAAGATTTACATCCGGTCATATTCTGGTGAACAGTGCCGGGCCATGTTGGTAATAGAGGGCTGACCCTTTTAAAAACATGTACACTGAACAACCAGAAATATTCAGATTTAGGCTATTAACTGACTATATCCGCCAGACTGAACGGCTCCTAAACATTTTGGTAAAACgtttcaaaaaatatttgagTTCACTTTCCAGAGAAGATATTAAAAGAGGAGTTATAGTTGGCCCAAACCAATTAATACAAGTTGGCCCAAAACCAATTAATACTAGTTGTAAATGGATGGGCTTTCAACCTCATAATAATGTCCCCACCACAATAGCATAGACTTGTGACTTGTCCATGCTTTCTTGTTTCTTACTACTAAAACATCATACTCCCACATCagttttatttgaattatttcaccAATTCAATCCACGTCACTCTTActtttattattcaaaataatataCCTTCACATGCTACACAATCATAGCCAGCCACACATCCAAAAATTACAAGTTTTTGCTACCTAACATAATTTATTGGGATATAATTAATCTAACTTGATAAATACGCAGGGGATATTTTTCTAAATTTCTCCCCACAAATACATGTGAAAGTTGAGAATAAAGCTGAAATATAAGAAGAGTTCAAATTTCGACGTTATTAGACTATTAATGTCAATTTTAGATCAAATTTTgattaataatagtagtataacatTCAAGTGTAGAATTCAGTTGACAGCTGGTTTTTCgtaattattataaattgaattatgTGACAAAATTATATAATGTCGTTTTATATATGTCCTTTTAAGAAATACGATATCGGAAAGAGGGGGGAAAGGAAAAACCATGTAGGTCTAAATTTATCGTGCAATTGTATTTATTGACATCGAAATGTCACACGAatattcaaatttgaataataTATCAATTGAAGTTCACATTTATATAAGCTAAGTTACCGAATGAAATTTTCCTTAacatacaaatttaaaatttaaaatataagaaatatggacattattattattactccctAGTCCCtctatttgaaaaaaaatagggctatttcatttttatctcttatttaaaaaaaattataatatatagttaaagtggatagaAAGATAATATAGAAAAGTctcttatctatattattttctctcttatttttctttctctcaactttaactatttattaccgttttttttaaaacgagggataaaaatgaaatagtcttatttttcgTTGACCAGGGGTATGATGTTTGATTTGGCTAACTAATAAAAACATACCAATTCAAATTTTATAGAATACTAAGAAATGTGTACATTACTATAATGTTTGATTTGGCTACTAACATCATTTTATGTAAGTTATgataaacaaacaaaatcaaGCGGTGccgaaatataaaattataaattatgataaattaAGAATGTAAGTTAGTAAgtctattaaattattattgtttTGAATCTTTTGATAATACTTAGTAAAAGAATGCTTATTTGAAAAGTCACCGCCGGCACATCCACCTGAGAAaagtcctctctctctctcaaaatgcAAAATCAGAGCATTCT
This DNA window, taken from Salvia splendens isolate huo1 chromosome 18, SspV2, whole genome shotgun sequence, encodes the following:
- the LOC121777231 gene encoding uncharacterized protein LOC121777231, which produces MRSPSHNSARLCMLLEDIMLIYHTETYFIIHRYASARTRRAKRVILEHARRYSVLNKIPAQLEHLSRLVDVTDADCLANLRMDRNTFGRLCRVLVERGGLRTGQCLGVEEQVAIFVGVLAHHTKNRVVRFNFQRSGATVSYYVNKVLGAVLNLHPVLLRKPTPVSDQCDDYRWKWFKGCLGALDGTHINVLVSNSDKPRYRTRKGQIATNTLAVCDRNMQFVYILPGWEGSAGDSRVLRDAVSRPTGLKVPQGCYYLCDNGYANSNGFLTPYKGVRYHLREWGPGTACPQNPRELFNMRHTRARNIIERAFAVLKMRWGILRSASFYPIKTQIRLIMACFLLHNFIRREMEVDPVEVELDLDGPSDRESTTEPGIYFIDVGPDGKLRTRLESGRVLPKDHPMNESNVKKFDRASNASSNGSNSPLGRWPHLHK